One window of Phycodurus eques isolate BA_2022a chromosome 8, UOR_Pequ_1.1, whole genome shotgun sequence genomic DNA carries:
- the eps15 gene encoding epidermal growth factor receptor substrate 15 isoform X1: MAASLTLTQLSSGNPIYDKYYRQVDPRGSGRVAAADAALFLKQSGLADLVLGKIWDLSDSERKGSLNKQQFFTALRLVACAQNGLEVALKSLNVAVPPPKFQDTSSPLLAGGLTTDLTWVVKPEEKLKFDSIFDSLGPVGGMLTGDKVKPVLLNSKLPVDILGRVWELSDIDRDGMLDKDEFSVAMYLVYRALEGETVPVSLPPPLVPPSKRKKASVPTVMPLLPSPPSVKDSRASHAGSKTMPLPPKPAPPPAAAPNKTKGNIKWVVSPADKAKYDELFSKTDGDMDGLVSGPEVRDIFLKTGLPSATLARIWELCDIGDIGKLTREQFTLALHLINQKLTRGLDPPQSLSPEMIPPSDRLNIKQNNMANLAADFSAIKELDSLSNEIFELQREKTTVEEEIKEKEEAISERSSEVQDLQGEVARESEVLQQLQTQRQKVQEALEELDQQKGSLEEQLAHIRQQTNQESQLITSLQLEHEEQEQRICQYEEELVQAREELLALQEESRKLQEKVQAAQEQLTPLQESVRDSFTQVAQVQHKLNDLQVEERSMEAQLSWKRALEDDSPVMVNGSAGPTPQLQHRDLFQDDQPKELKGEDPAADSNTQKELLEQTEKGVREEKEEEKEEERPKTPEEEKLKPDALDDLYTSLASSEKYINLPTLTKPQEKTVNEHKNPSPDVSSEVQDDAAESPKTSPQKVASPEPEVKRQATVSSEVIPSLLPAQPLPHCSALPATSQPSLPEMDFFHSDPFTEHDPFKNDLFGKTEAADLFGGDPFKGSDPFAADNFFMQTASNHFSSDDPFSGSADPFDTTTCAPDPDLFPAKRKDPAPAMAIKPDPFTSQPTNPNAPATDPFSSTSNDTTESDPFAHKMNATGEADPFGSQYSGTDPFSTSPPSAGLALDTTAASDPFAPGGTTVSANSDPDPFAAVFGNESFGGGFADFSALTKSNGADQFGVNNKNLFQEDSQSANADVPPALPPKTGTPTRPPPPPPGKRSSLSRTESSDSFHRRGPFPTQNSGEFSSSSSSSSLPAKDPVADPFAPSSPTRQHVQEADRFTSFDKYPTEEDMIEWAKRESEREENERLARLTQQEQEDLELAIALSKSELS; this comes from the exons ATGGCCGCCTCTCTGACTCTGACTCAG CTCTCCAGTGGAAATCCCATTTATGACAAATACTATCGACAG GTTGATCCCAGAGGCAGCGGGAGAGTGGCAGCAGCTGACGCAGCTCTGTTCCTGAAGCAGTCGGGCCTGGCTGACCTGGTTCTGGGCAAG ATCTGGGATCTGTCTGACTCTGAAAGGAAGGGTTCTCTCAACAAACAG CAATTTTTTACCGCACTGCGCTTGGTGGCTTGTGCTCAGAATGGCCTGGAGGTGGCACTCAAGAGCCTTAATGTGGCTGTTCCGCCCCCAAAATTT CAGGATACAAGCAGCCCGTTGTTAGCAGGGGGATTGACCACCGATCTTACCTGGGTTGTCAAG CCTGAAGAGAAGTTGAAGTTTGACTCCATCTTTGACAGCCTTGGTCCAGTCGGGGGGATGCTCACAGGAGACAAAGTCAAGCCTGTCCTGCTCAACTCGAAACTGCCAGTCGACATTTTGGGCCGG GTGTGGGAGCTTAGTGACATCGATAGAGACGGCATGTTGGACAAAGATGAATTCTCTGTG GCCATGTATCTGGTGTACAGAGCTCTGGAAGGAGAAACAGTTCCCGTGTCTCTTCCACCTCCCCTGGTTCCACCCTCCAAGAGGAAAAAAGCCTCGGTACCTACCGTGATGCCCTTGTTACCCTCGCCCCCCTCCGTCAAAGATAGTCGTGCCTCCCATGCTGGCTCTAAGACCATGCCCCTCCCCCCTAAACCCGCCCCGCCGCCAGCAGCTGCCCCT AACAAGACCAAAGGGAATATAAAG TGGGTGGTGTCGCCAGCGGACAAAGCCAAATATGACGAACTCTTCAGCAAGACAGATGGAGACATGGATGGGCTGGTGTCTGGACCTGAAGTCAGAGATATCTTTCTCAAAACGGGTCTGCCATCTGCCACGCTCGCACGCATCTG GGAGCTTTGTGACATTGGCGACATCGGAAAACTGACCCGAGAGCAGTTCACCCTGGCGCTACATCTGATCAATCAGAAGTTGACGAGAGGTCTGGACCCTCCACAGAGCCTCTCACCAGAGATGATCCCTCCCTCTGACAGACTAAACATCAAACAG AATAATATGGCCAACCTGGCAGCTGACTTCTCTGCCATCAAGGAGCTGGACTCTCTTAGTAATGAAATTTTTGAACTACAAAG GGAGAAAACCACAGTGGAAGAAGAGatcaaggagaaggaggaggccaTCAGCGAGCGCAGCAGCGAGGTCCAG GACTTGCAGGGTGAGGtggcgagagagagcgaggtgCTGCAGCAGCTCCAGACTCAGCGCCAGAAGGTGCAGGAGGCCTTGGAGGAGCTGGATCAACAGAAGGGCTCACTGGAGGAGCAGCTGGCCCACATTCGCCAGCAGACTAACCAAGAGAGCCAACTG ATTACGTCACTGCAGTTGGAGCATGAGGAGCAGGAGCAGAGGATATGTCAGTACGAGGAGGAGCTGGTCCAGGCTCGAGAGGAGCTTCTGGCTCTGCAGGAGGAGAGCAGGAAGCTGCAGGAGAAGGTCCAAGCTGCACAAGAGCAACTCACACCTCTGCAGGAGTCTGTACGGGACTCCTTCACACAAGTTGCCCAG GTCCAACACAAACTTAACGACCTTCAAGTGGAAGAGAGGTCGATGGAAGCCCAGCTGAGCTGGAAGAGAGCTTTGGAAGATGACTCTCCTGTCATGGTCAATGGATCGGCAGGGCCCACACCACAGCTGCAACATAGGGACCTCTTCCAGGACGACCAACCTAAAGAGCTGAAGGGCGAAGATCCAGCTGCTGACTCAAACACTCAGAAAGAACTCTTAGAACAAACAGAGAaaggagtgagggaagaaaaagaggaagagaaggagGAAGAGCGCCCCAAGACACCAGAAGAGGAAAAACTGAAGCCAGATGCTTTGGATGACCTCTACACTAGCCTAGCCTCCTCTGAGAAGTACATAAATCTGCCGACGCTCACCAAGCCACAGgagaaaactgtaaat GAACACAAAAACCCTTCACCTGATGTCTCCTCAGAAGTCCAAGATGATGCTGCAGAGTCACCTAAAACAAGCCCACAAAAG GTGGCATCACCAGAGCCAGAGGTAAAACGGCAAGCTACAGTCTCCTCAGAAGTCATCCCGTCCTTATTACCAGCACAACCTCTTCCTCATTGCTCTGCGCTGCCCGCTACCAGCCAGCCCTCTCTGCCCGAGATGGACTTCTTCCACTCTGACCCATTTACAGAGC ATGATCCATTCAAGAATGACCTGTTTGGAAAAACAGAAGCTGCTG ATCTATTTGGAGGAGATCCTTTCAAAGGGTCAGACCCCTTCGCTGCAGACAATTTCTTCATGCAAACCGCCAGCAACCACTTTTCCTCAGATGACCCCTTTTCTGGCTCTGCTGACCCGTTTGATACCACTACTTGTGCGCCGGACCCAGACCTGTTCCCAGCCAAGCGCAAAGATCCTGCCCCAGCAATGGCAATAAAACCAGACCCTTTCACCTCCCAGCCCACGAATCCAAACGCACCAGCCACAGATCCGTTCAGCTCTACGAGCAACGACACAACTGAATCGGACCCGTTCGCTCACAAGATGAACGCCACTGGTGAGGCAGATCCATTTGGTTCTCAGTACTCTGGGACAGATCCATTTAGCACATCTCCGCCCAGCGCTGGTCTGGCATTG GACACCACAGCAGCCAGTGACCCTTTTGCTCCAGGTGGTACCACAGTGAGTGCCAACTCTGACCCTG ATCCATTCGCTGCTGTGTTTGGGAATGAATCGTTCGGAGGGGGCTTTGCTGATTTCAGTGCCCTGACAAAG TCAAATGGCGCTGATCAGTTTGGCGTCAACAACAAGAACCTGTTCCAGGAGGACAGCCAGTCTGCCAATGCGGACGTTCCTCCGGCGCTGCCTCCCAAAACGGGTACGCCAACTAGACcgcctcctccacctccag GTAAGAGATCCTCCCTCTCTAGAACAGAGTCCTCTGACTCCTTCCACCGACGTGGCCCCTTCCCGACACAGAActcgggagagttctcctcctcttcctcctcctcctccctgccTGCCAAGGATCCCGTAGCTGACCCCTTCGCCCCCTCCTCCCCTACTCGTCAACACGTTCAGGAAGCTGACCGTTTTACCAGCTTTGACAAA
- the eps15 gene encoding epidermal growth factor receptor substrate 15 isoform X4 has protein sequence MAASLTLTQLSSGNPIYDKYYRQVDPRGSGRVAAADAALFLKQSGLADLVLGKIWDLSDSERKGSLNKQQFFTALRLVACAQNGLEVALKSLNVAVPPPKFQDTSSPLLAGGLTTDLTWVVKPEEKLKFDSIFDSLGPVGGMLTGDKVKPVLLNSKLPVDILGRVWELSDIDRDGMLDKDEFSVAMYLVYRALEGETVPVSLPPPLVPPSKRKKASVPTVMPLLPSPPSVKDSRASHAGSKTMPLPPKPAPPPAAAPNKTKGNIKWVVSPADKAKYDELFSKTDGDMDGLVSGPEVRDIFLKTGLPSATLARIWELCDIGDIGKLTREQFTLALHLINQKLTRGLDPPQSLSPEMIPPSDRLNIKQNNMANLAADFSAIKELDSLSNEIFELQREKTTVEEEIKEKEEAISERSSEVQDLQGEVARESEVLQQLQTQRQKVQEALEELDQQKGSLEEQLAHIRQQTNQESQLITSLQLEHEEQEQRICQYEEELVQAREELLALQEESRKLQEKVQAAQEQLTPLQESVRDSFTQVAQVQHKLNDLQVEERSMEAQLSWKRALEDDSPVMVNGSAGPTPQLQHRDLFQDDQPKELKGEDPAADSNTQKELLEQTEKGVREEKEEEKEEERPKTPEEEKLKPDALDDLYTSLASSEKYINLPTLTKPQEKTVNEHKNPSPDVSSEVQDDAAESPKTSPQKVASPEPEVKRQATVSSEVIPSLLPAQPLPHCSALPATSQPSLPEMDFFHSDPFTEHDPFKNDLFGKTEAADLFGGDPFKGSDPFAADNFFMQTASNHFSSDDPFSGSADPFDTTTCAPDPDLFPAKRKDPAPAMAIKPDPFTSQPTNPNAPATDPFSSTSNDTTESDPFAHKMNATGEADPFGSQYSGTDPFSTSPPSAGLALDTTAASDPFAPGGTTVSANSDPDPFAAVFGNESFGGGFADFSALTKSNGADQFGVNNKNLFQEDSQSANADVPPALPPKTGTPTRPPPPPPVPNGGRHD, from the exons ATGGCCGCCTCTCTGACTCTGACTCAG CTCTCCAGTGGAAATCCCATTTATGACAAATACTATCGACAG GTTGATCCCAGAGGCAGCGGGAGAGTGGCAGCAGCTGACGCAGCTCTGTTCCTGAAGCAGTCGGGCCTGGCTGACCTGGTTCTGGGCAAG ATCTGGGATCTGTCTGACTCTGAAAGGAAGGGTTCTCTCAACAAACAG CAATTTTTTACCGCACTGCGCTTGGTGGCTTGTGCTCAGAATGGCCTGGAGGTGGCACTCAAGAGCCTTAATGTGGCTGTTCCGCCCCCAAAATTT CAGGATACAAGCAGCCCGTTGTTAGCAGGGGGATTGACCACCGATCTTACCTGGGTTGTCAAG CCTGAAGAGAAGTTGAAGTTTGACTCCATCTTTGACAGCCTTGGTCCAGTCGGGGGGATGCTCACAGGAGACAAAGTCAAGCCTGTCCTGCTCAACTCGAAACTGCCAGTCGACATTTTGGGCCGG GTGTGGGAGCTTAGTGACATCGATAGAGACGGCATGTTGGACAAAGATGAATTCTCTGTG GCCATGTATCTGGTGTACAGAGCTCTGGAAGGAGAAACAGTTCCCGTGTCTCTTCCACCTCCCCTGGTTCCACCCTCCAAGAGGAAAAAAGCCTCGGTACCTACCGTGATGCCCTTGTTACCCTCGCCCCCCTCCGTCAAAGATAGTCGTGCCTCCCATGCTGGCTCTAAGACCATGCCCCTCCCCCCTAAACCCGCCCCGCCGCCAGCAGCTGCCCCT AACAAGACCAAAGGGAATATAAAG TGGGTGGTGTCGCCAGCGGACAAAGCCAAATATGACGAACTCTTCAGCAAGACAGATGGAGACATGGATGGGCTGGTGTCTGGACCTGAAGTCAGAGATATCTTTCTCAAAACGGGTCTGCCATCTGCCACGCTCGCACGCATCTG GGAGCTTTGTGACATTGGCGACATCGGAAAACTGACCCGAGAGCAGTTCACCCTGGCGCTACATCTGATCAATCAGAAGTTGACGAGAGGTCTGGACCCTCCACAGAGCCTCTCACCAGAGATGATCCCTCCCTCTGACAGACTAAACATCAAACAG AATAATATGGCCAACCTGGCAGCTGACTTCTCTGCCATCAAGGAGCTGGACTCTCTTAGTAATGAAATTTTTGAACTACAAAG GGAGAAAACCACAGTGGAAGAAGAGatcaaggagaaggaggaggccaTCAGCGAGCGCAGCAGCGAGGTCCAG GACTTGCAGGGTGAGGtggcgagagagagcgaggtgCTGCAGCAGCTCCAGACTCAGCGCCAGAAGGTGCAGGAGGCCTTGGAGGAGCTGGATCAACAGAAGGGCTCACTGGAGGAGCAGCTGGCCCACATTCGCCAGCAGACTAACCAAGAGAGCCAACTG ATTACGTCACTGCAGTTGGAGCATGAGGAGCAGGAGCAGAGGATATGTCAGTACGAGGAGGAGCTGGTCCAGGCTCGAGAGGAGCTTCTGGCTCTGCAGGAGGAGAGCAGGAAGCTGCAGGAGAAGGTCCAAGCTGCACAAGAGCAACTCACACCTCTGCAGGAGTCTGTACGGGACTCCTTCACACAAGTTGCCCAG GTCCAACACAAACTTAACGACCTTCAAGTGGAAGAGAGGTCGATGGAAGCCCAGCTGAGCTGGAAGAGAGCTTTGGAAGATGACTCTCCTGTCATGGTCAATGGATCGGCAGGGCCCACACCACAGCTGCAACATAGGGACCTCTTCCAGGACGACCAACCTAAAGAGCTGAAGGGCGAAGATCCAGCTGCTGACTCAAACACTCAGAAAGAACTCTTAGAACAAACAGAGAaaggagtgagggaagaaaaagaggaagagaaggagGAAGAGCGCCCCAAGACACCAGAAGAGGAAAAACTGAAGCCAGATGCTTTGGATGACCTCTACACTAGCCTAGCCTCCTCTGAGAAGTACATAAATCTGCCGACGCTCACCAAGCCACAGgagaaaactgtaaat GAACACAAAAACCCTTCACCTGATGTCTCCTCAGAAGTCCAAGATGATGCTGCAGAGTCACCTAAAACAAGCCCACAAAAG GTGGCATCACCAGAGCCAGAGGTAAAACGGCAAGCTACAGTCTCCTCAGAAGTCATCCCGTCCTTATTACCAGCACAACCTCTTCCTCATTGCTCTGCGCTGCCCGCTACCAGCCAGCCCTCTCTGCCCGAGATGGACTTCTTCCACTCTGACCCATTTACAGAGC ATGATCCATTCAAGAATGACCTGTTTGGAAAAACAGAAGCTGCTG ATCTATTTGGAGGAGATCCTTTCAAAGGGTCAGACCCCTTCGCTGCAGACAATTTCTTCATGCAAACCGCCAGCAACCACTTTTCCTCAGATGACCCCTTTTCTGGCTCTGCTGACCCGTTTGATACCACTACTTGTGCGCCGGACCCAGACCTGTTCCCAGCCAAGCGCAAAGATCCTGCCCCAGCAATGGCAATAAAACCAGACCCTTTCACCTCCCAGCCCACGAATCCAAACGCACCAGCCACAGATCCGTTCAGCTCTACGAGCAACGACACAACTGAATCGGACCCGTTCGCTCACAAGATGAACGCCACTGGTGAGGCAGATCCATTTGGTTCTCAGTACTCTGGGACAGATCCATTTAGCACATCTCCGCCCAGCGCTGGTCTGGCATTG GACACCACAGCAGCCAGTGACCCTTTTGCTCCAGGTGGTACCACAGTGAGTGCCAACTCTGACCCTG ATCCATTCGCTGCTGTGTTTGGGAATGAATCGTTCGGAGGGGGCTTTGCTGATTTCAGTGCCCTGACAAAG TCAAATGGCGCTGATCAGTTTGGCGTCAACAACAAGAACCTGTTCCAGGAGGACAGCCAGTCTGCCAATGCGGACGTTCCTCCGGCGCTGCCTCCCAAAACGGGTACGCCAACTAGACcgcctcctccacctccag
- the eps15 gene encoding epidermal growth factor receptor substrate 15 isoform X3: MAASLTLTQLSSGNPIYDKYYRQVDPRGSGRVAAADAALFLKQSGLADLVLGKIWDLSDSERKGSLNKQQFFTALRLVACAQNGLEVALKSLNVAVPPPKFQDTSSPLLAGGLTTDLTWVVKPEEKLKFDSIFDSLGPVGGMLTGDKVKPVLLNSKLPVDILGRVWELSDIDRDGMLDKDEFSVAMYLVYRALEGETVPVSLPPPLVPPSKRKKASVPTVMPLLPSPPSVKDSRASHAGSKTMPLPPKPAPPPAAAPNKTKGNIKWVVSPADKAKYDELFSKTDGDMDGLVSGPEVRDIFLKTGLPSATLARIWELCDIGDIGKLTREQFTLALHLINQKLTRGLDPPQSLSPEMIPPSDRLNIKQNNMANLAADFSAIKELDSLSNEIFELQREKTTVEEEIKEKEEAISERSSEVQDLQGEVARESEVLQQLQTQRQKVQEALEELDQQKGSLEEQLAHIRQQTNQESQLITSLQLEHEEQEQRICQYEEELVQAREELLALQEESRKLQEKVQAAQEQLTPLQESVRDSFTQVAQVQHKLNDLQVEERSMEAQLSWKRALEDDSPVMVNGSAGPTPQLQHRDLFQDDQPKELKGEDPAADSNTQKELLEQTEKGVREEKEEEKEEERPKTPEEEKLKPDALDDLYTSLASSEKYINLPTLTKPQEKTEHKNPSPDVSSEVQDDAAESPKTSPQKVASPEPEVKRQATVSSEVIPSLLPAQPLPHCSALPATSQPSLPEMDFFHSDPFTEHDPFKNDLFGKTEAADLFGGDPFKGSDPFAADNFFMQTASNHFSSDDPFSGSADPFDTTTCAPDPDLFPAKRKDPAPAMAIKPDPFTSQPTNPNAPATDPFSSTSNDTTESDPFAHKMNATGEADPFGSQYSGTDPFSTSPPSAGLALDTTAASDPFAPGGTTVSANSDPDPFAAVFGNESFGGGFADFSALTKSNGADQFGVNNKNLFQEDSQSANADVPPALPPKTGTPTRPPPPPPGKRSSLSRTESSDSFHRRGPFPTQNSGEFSSSSSSSSLPAKDPVADPFAPSSPTRQHVQEADRFTSFDKYPTEEDMIEWAKRESEREENERLARLTQQEQEDLELAIALSKSELS, encoded by the exons ATGGCCGCCTCTCTGACTCTGACTCAG CTCTCCAGTGGAAATCCCATTTATGACAAATACTATCGACAG GTTGATCCCAGAGGCAGCGGGAGAGTGGCAGCAGCTGACGCAGCTCTGTTCCTGAAGCAGTCGGGCCTGGCTGACCTGGTTCTGGGCAAG ATCTGGGATCTGTCTGACTCTGAAAGGAAGGGTTCTCTCAACAAACAG CAATTTTTTACCGCACTGCGCTTGGTGGCTTGTGCTCAGAATGGCCTGGAGGTGGCACTCAAGAGCCTTAATGTGGCTGTTCCGCCCCCAAAATTT CAGGATACAAGCAGCCCGTTGTTAGCAGGGGGATTGACCACCGATCTTACCTGGGTTGTCAAG CCTGAAGAGAAGTTGAAGTTTGACTCCATCTTTGACAGCCTTGGTCCAGTCGGGGGGATGCTCACAGGAGACAAAGTCAAGCCTGTCCTGCTCAACTCGAAACTGCCAGTCGACATTTTGGGCCGG GTGTGGGAGCTTAGTGACATCGATAGAGACGGCATGTTGGACAAAGATGAATTCTCTGTG GCCATGTATCTGGTGTACAGAGCTCTGGAAGGAGAAACAGTTCCCGTGTCTCTTCCACCTCCCCTGGTTCCACCCTCCAAGAGGAAAAAAGCCTCGGTACCTACCGTGATGCCCTTGTTACCCTCGCCCCCCTCCGTCAAAGATAGTCGTGCCTCCCATGCTGGCTCTAAGACCATGCCCCTCCCCCCTAAACCCGCCCCGCCGCCAGCAGCTGCCCCT AACAAGACCAAAGGGAATATAAAG TGGGTGGTGTCGCCAGCGGACAAAGCCAAATATGACGAACTCTTCAGCAAGACAGATGGAGACATGGATGGGCTGGTGTCTGGACCTGAAGTCAGAGATATCTTTCTCAAAACGGGTCTGCCATCTGCCACGCTCGCACGCATCTG GGAGCTTTGTGACATTGGCGACATCGGAAAACTGACCCGAGAGCAGTTCACCCTGGCGCTACATCTGATCAATCAGAAGTTGACGAGAGGTCTGGACCCTCCACAGAGCCTCTCACCAGAGATGATCCCTCCCTCTGACAGACTAAACATCAAACAG AATAATATGGCCAACCTGGCAGCTGACTTCTCTGCCATCAAGGAGCTGGACTCTCTTAGTAATGAAATTTTTGAACTACAAAG GGAGAAAACCACAGTGGAAGAAGAGatcaaggagaaggaggaggccaTCAGCGAGCGCAGCAGCGAGGTCCAG GACTTGCAGGGTGAGGtggcgagagagagcgaggtgCTGCAGCAGCTCCAGACTCAGCGCCAGAAGGTGCAGGAGGCCTTGGAGGAGCTGGATCAACAGAAGGGCTCACTGGAGGAGCAGCTGGCCCACATTCGCCAGCAGACTAACCAAGAGAGCCAACTG ATTACGTCACTGCAGTTGGAGCATGAGGAGCAGGAGCAGAGGATATGTCAGTACGAGGAGGAGCTGGTCCAGGCTCGAGAGGAGCTTCTGGCTCTGCAGGAGGAGAGCAGGAAGCTGCAGGAGAAGGTCCAAGCTGCACAAGAGCAACTCACACCTCTGCAGGAGTCTGTACGGGACTCCTTCACACAAGTTGCCCAG GTCCAACACAAACTTAACGACCTTCAAGTGGAAGAGAGGTCGATGGAAGCCCAGCTGAGCTGGAAGAGAGCTTTGGAAGATGACTCTCCTGTCATGGTCAATGGATCGGCAGGGCCCACACCACAGCTGCAACATAGGGACCTCTTCCAGGACGACCAACCTAAAGAGCTGAAGGGCGAAGATCCAGCTGCTGACTCAAACACTCAGAAAGAACTCTTAGAACAAACAGAGAaaggagtgagggaagaaaaagaggaagagaaggagGAAGAGCGCCCCAAGACACCAGAAGAGGAAAAACTGAAGCCAGATGCTTTGGATGACCTCTACACTAGCCTAGCCTCCTCTGAGAAGTACATAAATCTGCCGACGCTCACCAAGCCACAGgagaaaact GAACACAAAAACCCTTCACCTGATGTCTCCTCAGAAGTCCAAGATGATGCTGCAGAGTCACCTAAAACAAGCCCACAAAAG GTGGCATCACCAGAGCCAGAGGTAAAACGGCAAGCTACAGTCTCCTCAGAAGTCATCCCGTCCTTATTACCAGCACAACCTCTTCCTCATTGCTCTGCGCTGCCCGCTACCAGCCAGCCCTCTCTGCCCGAGATGGACTTCTTCCACTCTGACCCATTTACAGAGC ATGATCCATTCAAGAATGACCTGTTTGGAAAAACAGAAGCTGCTG ATCTATTTGGAGGAGATCCTTTCAAAGGGTCAGACCCCTTCGCTGCAGACAATTTCTTCATGCAAACCGCCAGCAACCACTTTTCCTCAGATGACCCCTTTTCTGGCTCTGCTGACCCGTTTGATACCACTACTTGTGCGCCGGACCCAGACCTGTTCCCAGCCAAGCGCAAAGATCCTGCCCCAGCAATGGCAATAAAACCAGACCCTTTCACCTCCCAGCCCACGAATCCAAACGCACCAGCCACAGATCCGTTCAGCTCTACGAGCAACGACACAACTGAATCGGACCCGTTCGCTCACAAGATGAACGCCACTGGTGAGGCAGATCCATTTGGTTCTCAGTACTCTGGGACAGATCCATTTAGCACATCTCCGCCCAGCGCTGGTCTGGCATTG GACACCACAGCAGCCAGTGACCCTTTTGCTCCAGGTGGTACCACAGTGAGTGCCAACTCTGACCCTG ATCCATTCGCTGCTGTGTTTGGGAATGAATCGTTCGGAGGGGGCTTTGCTGATTTCAGTGCCCTGACAAAG TCAAATGGCGCTGATCAGTTTGGCGTCAACAACAAGAACCTGTTCCAGGAGGACAGCCAGTCTGCCAATGCGGACGTTCCTCCGGCGCTGCCTCCCAAAACGGGTACGCCAACTAGACcgcctcctccacctccag GTAAGAGATCCTCCCTCTCTAGAACAGAGTCCTCTGACTCCTTCCACCGACGTGGCCCCTTCCCGACACAGAActcgggagagttctcctcctcttcctcctcctcctccctgccTGCCAAGGATCCCGTAGCTGACCCCTTCGCCCCCTCCTCCCCTACTCGTCAACACGTTCAGGAAGCTGACCGTTTTACCAGCTTTGACAAA